The Mesorhizobium sp. M1D.F.Ca.ET.043.01.1.1 genome contains a region encoding:
- a CDS encoding 4'-phosphopantetheinyl transferase superfamily protein, producing MHARSDSTPPAIAVDRALVSLAPPGVLTGCRRIQMEDERYLLPAERASIATRGHKARAASGAGRRIAHELLRRLGSVDIAVTRGSLGNPIWPPGTVGSIAHDDEMAVAVAARTDAMRSVGVDVEPALPLPADLLPIVAAPQDRLGDLDPGMGGRVLFAVKEAVYKASFRLDGRVLGFEDIAVDFETGEAVTSSGLRLTVRFAISPRILALAYPAR from the coding sequence GTGCACGCCCGGTCGGACAGCACACCGCCTGCCATCGCCGTGGATCGGGCGCTGGTCAGCCTTGCGCCACCCGGCGTGCTGACCGGCTGCCGCCGCATCCAGATGGAGGATGAACGATATCTCCTGCCGGCGGAACGCGCTTCGATCGCCACACGCGGGCACAAAGCCCGCGCAGCCAGCGGAGCGGGCCGCCGGATCGCGCATGAATTGCTGAGACGTTTGGGATCCGTCGACATCGCGGTGACGCGAGGCAGTTTGGGAAATCCGATTTGGCCGCCGGGTACCGTCGGTTCAATCGCGCATGACGACGAGATGGCCGTGGCGGTCGCCGCGCGGACGGATGCGATGAGAAGCGTCGGCGTCGACGTCGAGCCCGCCCTGCCATTGCCTGCCGACCTGCTGCCCATAGTGGCCGCGCCGCAAGACCGCCTTGGCGATCTCGACCCGGGCATGGGCGGCCGCGTTCTGTTTGCCGTCAAGGAAGCGGTCTACAAGGCGTCGTTTCGGCTCGACGGCCGCGTGCTGGGCTTCGAGGACATCGCCGTCGATTTCGAAACGGGCGAAGCTGTGACGTCATCCGGCCTGCGGCTGACGGTGCGTTTCGCCATCTCCCCAAGAATCCTGGCGCTGGCTTATCCGGCGCGGTAG
- a CDS encoding caspase domain-containing protein, producing MSKICLLCACLLFLAGLSIPAVSEAQIGQRSHRYALVIGNSAYRYAPPLPNGVNDANAIAQVLRETGFEVTLGLDADASTLRQLIGKFRRNLQPGDVSLFYYAGHGLQANGENYLLPVDAALQRPADLALEAERLQDIIAAMTAEENTAIVLLDACRDNPFVKQLSGQAQSRGLAIGKGLGALDAGRGVFIGFATQPGNVALDGAVDHSPFADSLVKRIKTPSIDIEILMRRVRLDVMNATAGRQVPWSNSSLVEPGFSFNPDAASRQSPAEPYQPDINTATELEFWKSIKDTSDVSMYRAYLAAFPNGAFIEIAKSRIAKFKAPTPPRKKILPKKVSRTPLPSLPINEPSANRSAETTAPAKPESIGRCRDGNKERCRQRCREGARRACRKLQQLGG from the coding sequence ATGTCCAAGATTTGCTTGTTGTGCGCGTGCCTTCTTTTTCTGGCCGGCTTGTCGATACCGGCTGTCTCTGAAGCCCAAATAGGTCAACGCAGTCACAGATATGCACTTGTGATAGGCAACTCCGCCTACCGCTATGCGCCACCGCTCCCAAACGGGGTGAATGATGCCAATGCGATCGCTCAGGTTTTGCGAGAGACAGGTTTTGAGGTCACCCTCGGATTGGACGCTGACGCATCAACGTTGAGGCAACTCATCGGAAAATTCAGGCGAAACTTGCAGCCGGGTGACGTCTCCCTTTTTTACTACGCAGGACACGGGCTCCAGGCGAACGGCGAAAACTACTTGTTGCCTGTTGATGCCGCCCTTCAACGTCCGGCCGACTTGGCTCTGGAGGCTGAGCGCCTGCAAGACATTATCGCCGCCATGACGGCCGAGGAAAATACCGCGATCGTCCTTCTCGATGCCTGTCGCGACAATCCTTTCGTCAAGCAATTGAGTGGACAGGCTCAAAGTCGCGGCCTCGCCATAGGAAAGGGGCTGGGAGCCTTGGACGCTGGCAGGGGAGTCTTTATCGGCTTTGCAACACAGCCTGGCAACGTCGCCCTCGATGGGGCTGTCGATCATAGCCCGTTTGCAGACTCTCTCGTGAAGCGCATAAAAACTCCTTCGATCGACATCGAAATCCTTATGCGCCGCGTCCGGTTGGACGTCATGAACGCGACTGCTGGGAGGCAGGTCCCCTGGAGCAACTCATCCCTGGTGGAGCCGGGGTTCTCATTCAACCCAGATGCCGCGTCTCGTCAGTCTCCGGCCGAACCCTATCAGCCAGACATTAACACGGCGACGGAGCTCGAATTTTGGAAATCGATCAAGGATACATCCGATGTCTCCATGTATCGTGCTTATCTAGCGGCATTTCCGAATGGTGCATTCATCGAAATTGCAAAGAGCCGAATTGCCAAGTTCAAAGCACCCACGCCGCCACGCAAAAAGATCCTGCCGAAGAAAGTCAGTCGCACGCCGCTACCCTCGTTGCCTATCAATGAACCCTCTGCCAATCGTTCGGCGGAAACGACCGCACCGGCTAAACCGGAGTCCATTGGGCGATGCAGAGATGGCAACAAGGAGAGATGCCGCCAAAGATGCCGTGAGGGTGCAAGGCGTGCCTGTCGTAAGCTGCAACAGCTAGGGGGTTAG
- a CDS encoding VOC family protein: MHIQFAELPVADQDRAKAFYTDNLACQVIADQSMGDGGWRWVELAFPHAVTNLHFIRRADAAPSAEPVLVLVDDDVEATVASLKAKGVEIVTEPQEAPWQPGRTVAEFRDSEGNRMVLASR, from the coding sequence ATGCATATACAGTTTGCCGAATTGCCCGTAGCTGACCAGGACCGCGCCAAGGCGTTCTATACCGACAATCTTGCGTGCCAGGTCATTGCCGACCAGTCGATGGGCGATGGCGGCTGGCGCTGGGTGGAGCTGGCCTTCCCGCACGCGGTCACCAACCTGCATTTCATCAGGCGCGCCGATGCAGCGCCGAGCGCTGAGCCGGTACTCGTCCTGGTCGACGATGATGTCGAGGCAACGGTCGCATCGCTCAAGGCCAAAGGCGTCGAGATCGTGACGGAGCCGCAAGAAGCGCCATGGCAGCCGGGCCGCACCGTCGCCGAGTTCCGCGACAGCGAAGGCAATCGTATGGTGCTTGCCAGCCGATAG
- a CDS encoding sigma-70 family RNA polymerase sigma factor produces the protein MSTAKFDRAALEAMLVGLRPKLHRYAARMAGSTIEGEDIVQEAVVKALAAHDGGTTVERPEQWLFRIAHNAAQDHLRRRQRERSRMTEADMTGIEDLSASAEARLATATSLRSFMQLTLAQRSAVILVDVLGLTLFETCEVTGATLAATKAALHRGRAELKALAAAPDDMPVPKLDPQDERRLRHYIDLFNARDFDAVRALIAEDIELEVVNRTRLSGKKEASTYFGNYDRVSDWALSLGFVDRLPAILIRNPQAGNAVRGFILIDWRDDEVVRIRDFRYAAYCIADADIRFVAE, from the coding sequence ATGAGCACAGCAAAATTCGACCGCGCGGCGCTTGAGGCCATGCTCGTCGGCCTGCGGCCGAAACTGCACCGCTATGCGGCCCGCATGGCCGGCTCGACGATCGAGGGCGAGGACATCGTGCAGGAGGCGGTGGTGAAGGCGCTTGCCGCGCATGACGGCGGCACCACGGTCGAGCGCCCCGAGCAATGGCTGTTCCGCATCGCCCACAACGCGGCGCAGGATCATCTGCGCCGCCGCCAGCGGGAGCGCTCGCGCATGACCGAGGCCGACATGACTGGAATAGAGGACCTCTCCGCCAGCGCGGAGGCAAGGCTGGCGACCGCGACGAGCCTGCGCAGCTTCATGCAGCTTACGCTGGCGCAGCGCAGCGCGGTGATCCTGGTCGATGTGCTCGGCCTCACCCTGTTCGAGACCTGCGAGGTGACGGGCGCCACGTTAGCCGCCACCAAGGCGGCGCTGCATCGCGGCCGCGCCGAGTTGAAGGCGCTGGCAGCAGCGCCGGACGACATGCCGGTACCAAAGCTCGATCCGCAAGACGAGCGCCGGTTGCGCCACTACATCGACCTCTTCAACGCGCGCGACTTCGACGCCGTCAGGGCGCTGATTGCCGAAGACATCGAACTTGAGGTCGTCAACCGCACCCGCCTCAGTGGCAAGAAAGAGGCCTCGACCTATTTCGGCAATTACGACCGCGTCAGCGACTGGGCGCTCTCGCTCGGCTTCGTCGATCGCCTGCCGGCGATCCTGATCCGCAACCCGCAGGCGGGCAACGCGGTGCGCGGTTTCATACTGATCGACTGGCGCGACGACGAGGTCGTCCGCATCCGAGATTTCCGCTACGCAGCTTATTGTATTGCGGATGCGGATATCCGCTTCGTCGCTGAATAG
- a CDS encoding TMEM175 family protein, which produces MLPSAGLERLNAFSDGVFAVLITVLVLELRPPEIPTFAALLGLWPTWLSYGVSYLFIAIVWANHHHLLRHATEMSARLMWHNFAHLFSVSLLPLATAWMAVSELSPQPVAFYAGVFFLVNLTYIFLIRELIEPLSADRVPLSVRKVMRIRAFVTLCLFGLAAVVALKFPIIGLAVCCCCLAVYLRPAAPGSRSQG; this is translated from the coding sequence ATGCTCCCTTCCGCAGGACTCGAACGACTGAATGCGTTTTCCGACGGCGTGTTTGCCGTGCTCATCACCGTGCTGGTGCTGGAATTGCGGCCGCCGGAAATCCCGACCTTCGCGGCGCTGCTTGGGCTGTGGCCGACATGGCTGAGCTATGGCGTAAGCTACCTGTTTATCGCCATTGTCTGGGCGAACCACCACCACCTGCTGCGCCACGCGACCGAGATGTCGGCACGCTTGATGTGGCACAATTTCGCGCATCTGTTCTCGGTCTCGCTGCTGCCGCTGGCCACCGCCTGGATGGCTGTCAGCGAGTTGTCGCCGCAGCCTGTCGCCTTCTATGCCGGCGTCTTTTTCCTGGTGAATCTAACCTACATCTTCCTCATTCGCGAGCTGATCGAACCGTTGTCGGCGGACAGGGTTCCGCTGAGCGTACGCAAGGTGATGCGCATTCGTGCGTTCGTAACGCTGTGCCTCTTCGGGTTGGCCGCTGTCGTCGCCCTGAAATTCCCGATCATCGGATTGGCCGTCTGTTGCTGCTGTCTGGCCGTCTATCTGAGGCCGGCGGCGCCGGGCTCGCGGAGTCAGGGCTGA
- a CDS encoding helix-turn-helix transcriptional regulator, with product MITAPQLRAARSLLGIDQRRLAELSGLSVPTIQRMEASGAIIRGNVDSLMKLIAALEVAGIELIGEGAVSQGGGRGVRLKAGFGPARAPGADDAELGGSLP from the coding sequence GTGATAACCGCACCGCAATTGCGCGCCGCCAGATCGCTGCTCGGCATCGATCAGCGACGGCTTGCCGAATTGTCCGGCCTGTCGGTGCCGACCATCCAGCGCATGGAAGCCAGCGGCGCGATCATCCGGGGCAATGTCGATTCGCTGATGAAGCTGATCGCCGCGCTCGAGGTCGCAGGCATCGAATTGATCGGCGAGGGCGCGGTCAGCCAGGGTGGCGGACGCGGCGTGCGGCTGAAGGCCGGTTTCGGCCCGGCCAGGGCGCCCGGCGCCGACGATGCCGAGCTCGGCGGGAGCCTGCCGTGA
- the hyfB gene encoding hydrogenase 4 subunit B: protein MSTVALLLCGPAALLGTALLAAVVSRRASATRLVYGSALVISVALLVTVAGHLAGSPGEVSAITLPIGLPWTGARFRLDGLSAFFLVVVNLGGAITSLYALGYGRHESLRHRVLPFYPAFLAGMNLVALANDAFSFLLSWEFMSLASWALVMAHHRDEANRRAGYIYLVMASFGTLALLLAFGLLAGPAGTYAFDSMRAAQPGPLAAGAVLALMLLGAGSKAGIVPLHAWLPLAHPAAPSHVSALMSGIMTKVAIYGFIRVVFDLLGAPAWWSGVAVLFIGGVTAVLGILHALMEKDLKRLLAYSTIENIGVVFASLGLALAFKANAMPSAAALAFTAALFHVLNHSFFKSLLFFGAGAVLTATGERDMERLGGLIHRLPVTSFVFLVGCVSISALPPFNGFASEWLVFQAILQSPDLPQWGLKVIVPAVGGMLALAAALAAACFVKAFGITFLGRARSAVVEQAHEVDRWSLAAMAVLAFLCLLGGILPGFVIDWLSPVTLSLIGESMPVQTAQPWLSIVPIAESRSSYNGLLVFVFITIAASLAAFFIHRFASHALRRGPAWGCGFADAVPAAQYTAVSFAQPIRRVFGGFAFRARETVEMPAPGALEPARLKLDMHDVAWETFYQPITGAIDYATERLNHLQFLTIRRYLTLVFLYLVILLLVLALWP from the coding sequence ATTTCGACCGTTGCCCTTCTGTTGTGCGGTCCCGCTGCGCTTCTGGGAACGGCCTTGCTGGCCGCAGTGGTCAGCCGGCGCGCCTCGGCGACGCGTCTGGTCTATGGCTCGGCGCTTGTCATTTCGGTCGCCTTGCTCGTAACCGTCGCGGGCCATCTCGCGGGCAGTCCCGGCGAGGTGTCGGCCATAACACTGCCGATCGGGCTGCCATGGACCGGCGCCCGGTTCCGTCTCGACGGCCTGTCGGCGTTCTTTCTCGTCGTCGTCAACCTGGGCGGCGCCATCACCAGCCTCTATGCCCTCGGCTACGGCCGGCACGAATCCCTGCGGCATCGCGTGCTGCCGTTCTATCCGGCCTTCCTCGCCGGCATGAACCTCGTGGCGCTCGCCAACGACGCCTTCAGCTTCCTGTTGTCGTGGGAATTCATGTCGCTCGCCTCCTGGGCGCTGGTCATGGCGCACCACCGCGACGAAGCGAACAGGCGGGCCGGCTACATCTATCTGGTGATGGCAAGCTTCGGCACGCTGGCGCTGCTGCTTGCCTTCGGCCTGCTGGCGGGACCGGCGGGAACCTATGCGTTCGACTCTATGCGGGCGGCGCAACCCGGCCCGCTCGCCGCCGGCGCGGTGCTCGCCCTCATGCTGCTCGGCGCCGGCTCCAAGGCCGGCATCGTGCCGCTGCACGCCTGGCTGCCTCTTGCCCATCCGGCAGCACCCAGCCACGTCTCGGCGCTGATGAGCGGCATCATGACGAAAGTCGCCATCTACGGCTTCATCCGCGTGGTGTTCGACCTGCTTGGCGCGCCGGCATGGTGGTCTGGCGTCGCAGTTCTCTTCATCGGGGGGGTGACGGCGGTCCTTGGCATCCTCCACGCGCTGATGGAGAAGGACCTCAAGCGGCTGCTGGCCTACTCGACCATCGAGAATATCGGCGTCGTCTTCGCAAGCCTCGGCCTGGCGCTTGCATTCAAGGCGAACGCCATGCCGTCGGCCGCGGCGCTTGCCTTCACCGCGGCGCTGTTCCACGTGCTGAACCATTCCTTCTTCAAGAGCCTGCTGTTTTTCGGCGCCGGCGCGGTGCTGACGGCGACCGGCGAGCGCGACATGGAGAGGCTTGGCGGCCTCATCCATCGCCTGCCGGTGACCAGCTTCGTCTTCCTCGTCGGCTGCGTCTCGATCTCGGCGCTGCCGCCGTTCAATGGCTTCGCCTCCGAATGGCTGGTCTTCCAGGCCATCTTGCAAAGTCCCGACCTGCCGCAATGGGGCCTGAAGGTCATCGTGCCGGCCGTCGGCGGCATGCTGGCGCTGGCGGCGGCGCTTGCCGCGGCCTGCTTCGTCAAGGCATTCGGCATCACCTTCCTCGGCCGGGCGCGGTCGGCGGTGGTGGAACAGGCGCATGAGGTCGACCGCTGGTCGCTCGCGGCGATGGCCGTGCTTGCCTTCCTCTGCCTGCTCGGCGGCATTCTGCCGGGCTTCGTCATCGACTGGCTCTCGCCGGTGACGCTTTCGCTCATCGGCGAGAGCATGCCGGTGCAGACGGCGCAGCCATGGTTGTCGATCGTGCCGATCGCCGAGAGCCGCAGCTCCTATAACGGCCTGCTGGTGTTTGTCTTCATCACCATCGCGGCCTCGCTCGCGGCCTTCTTCATCCACCGCTTCGCCTCGCACGCGCTGCGCCGCGGCCCGGCTTGGGGATGCGGCTTCGCCGACGCGGTGCCCGCCGCGCAATACACGGCAGTCAGCTTCGCGCAGCCCATTCGCCGGGTGTTCGGCGGCTTCGCGTTCCGCGCCCGGGAAACGGTGGAAATGCCGGCACCCGGTGCCCTGGAACCCGCGCGCCTCAAGCTGGACATGCACGATGTGGCCTGGGAGACGTTCTACCAGCCGATCACCGGCGCGATCGACTACGCCACCGAGCGGCTGAACCACCTGCAGTTCCTGACCATCCGCCGCTACCTGACGCTGGTCTTCCTCTACCTCGTCATCCTGCTTCTGGTGCTCGCGCTATGGCCGTGA
- a CDS encoding NADH-quinone oxidoreductase subunit H — translation MAVIFELAGQGAQMFLVLLLAPLLIGFVRKVKARLVRRQGPSLIQPYRDLIRLMRKEVVLADNASWLFRVTPYLIFAATWVAAALVPTFAAGLQFSWTADLIVIVALLGSARFFQGLAGMDVGTSFGGIGASREVMIASLAEPAMLLIVFSLALVAGATQLSTVAAFMGSPEVGLRVSLGMSLIALVIVAIAENARIPVDNPATHLELTMVHEAMILEYSGRHLAMIELATFLKLLLYVSLISCVFLPWGLAHAGAGPKALAVGAAAYLVKLGALTILLAVFETAIAKMRVFRVPDFLGAALMLALLGTLLLFVSRSL, via the coding sequence ATGGCCGTGATTTTCGAGCTGGCCGGGCAGGGCGCGCAGATGTTCTTGGTGCTTTTGCTGGCGCCGCTGCTGATCGGCTTCGTGCGCAAGGTCAAGGCGAGGCTGGTCAGACGGCAGGGACCTTCGCTGATCCAGCCCTATCGTGATCTCATCCGGCTGATGCGCAAGGAGGTCGTGCTCGCGGATAACGCATCCTGGCTGTTCCGGGTGACGCCCTACCTGATCTTTGCCGCCACCTGGGTTGCCGCGGCGCTGGTGCCGACCTTCGCCGCCGGCCTCCAGTTCAGCTGGACCGCCGATCTCATCGTCATCGTGGCGCTGCTCGGCAGCGCGCGCTTCTTCCAGGGGCTGGCCGGCATGGATGTCGGCACCAGCTTCGGCGGCATCGGCGCCAGCCGCGAGGTGATGATCGCCTCGCTCGCCGAACCGGCGATGCTGCTCATCGTGTTCAGCCTGGCGCTGGTGGCCGGCGCCACGCAGCTTTCGACGGTCGCCGCCTTCATGGGCTCGCCCGAGGTCGGGCTGCGCGTGTCGCTCGGCATGTCGCTGATCGCCCTGGTGATAGTGGCGATCGCCGAGAACGCGCGCATTCCGGTCGACAACCCCGCCACGCATCTGGAACTCACCATGGTGCATGAGGCGATGATCCTGGAATATTCCGGCCGCCATCTGGCGATGATCGAGCTCGCCACCTTCCTCAAGCTGCTGCTCTATGTGTCGCTGATCTCCTGCGTCTTCCTGCCGTGGGGGCTGGCGCATGCCGGGGCGGGGCCGAAAGCGCTGGCTGTTGGAGCAGCCGCCTATCTGGTCAAGCTCGGGGCGCTTACCATCCTGCTTGCCGTGTTCGAGACGGCGATCGCCAAGATGCGCGTCTTCCGCGTGCCGGATTTCCTCGGTGCTGCGCTGATGCTGGCGCTGCTCGGCACGCTCCTGCTGTTCGTGTCGCGGAGCCTGTGA
- a CDS encoding hydrogenase-4 component E, translating to MNSLTFDIAHLLAGSLVLVSFMMLYQDRLFALINVFALHAVVLALSVAWQAYIQDAHHLYITAAIALVFKAVVIPVGLHRIIQRLGIHRDIETAVGIGPTMLAGIGLVTLSMVLMLRVTPEADPLAREDLAFALSIILLGLLVMVTRRNAVSQVVGFMSLENGLVLAATGAKGMPLVVEISVAFSILIAFIVIGVFLFRIRERFDSVDVGALDDYRGERR from the coding sequence ATGAACAGTCTCACCTTCGACATCGCCCATCTGCTCGCCGGCAGCCTGGTGCTGGTCTCCTTCATGATGCTCTACCAGGACCGGCTGTTCGCGCTGATCAACGTCTTTGCGCTGCATGCGGTCGTGCTCGCGCTGTCGGTAGCCTGGCAGGCCTATATCCAGGACGCGCATCACCTCTACATCACCGCCGCGATCGCGCTGGTCTTCAAGGCGGTCGTCATCCCGGTCGGGCTGCATCGCATCATCCAGCGGCTCGGCATCCACCGGGACATCGAGACCGCCGTCGGCATCGGTCCGACCATGCTCGCGGGGATCGGGCTGGTGACGCTCTCCATGGTGCTGATGCTTCGCGTGACGCCCGAGGCCGACCCGCTCGCCCGCGAGGATCTCGCCTTCGCGCTGTCGATCATCCTGCTCGGGCTGCTGGTGATGGTCACTCGGCGCAACGCCGTCAGCCAGGTCGTCGGCTTCATGTCGCTGGAAAACGGCCTGGTGCTGGCCGCAACCGGCGCCAAGGGCATGCCGCTGGTGGTCGAGATCAGCGTCGCCTTCTCGATCCTGATCGCCTTCATCGTCATCGGCGTCTTCCTGTTCCGCATCCGGGAGCGGTTCGATTCGGTCGATGTCGGCGCGCTCGACGACTACCGGGGAGAGCGCCGGTGA
- a CDS encoding hydrogenase 4 subunit F, with the protein MISFDAVAAILLIPAGAAAILAALPNYKMTAIVNVIASLLTLLAALSLFVTDRPAPGQYLIVDDLNIVFIVLNTFVGFTTSVFSASYIAHELDTGRLTAPNLRFYHAMYQIMMFGMNLAFVSNNIGLMWVAVELATLTTVLMVGIYRTHEALEAAWKYFILGSVGIALALFGTILVYMAAQPVVGEGTNAMVWSVLIEKAAHFDPALLSVAFIFLLLGYGTKVGLAPLHAWLPDAHAEGPTPISAVLSGLLLNVALYAVLRFKLLLAASPEAIGPGPLMATMGLTSLIFAAFMLYRRRDIKRLFAYSSIEHMGIIVFAFGMGGPLANFAGLLHMVMHSLTKSAIFFAVGHIAQVKGTQKISEIRGLTESHPGLGWALVIGVVAIAGLPPLGIFMSEFLVVSSTFARHPWLAIPLVFGLLIAFGALLLRLTGLAFGEPRGGTAPVEASYVPMYSHLALVFAAGVYLPAPLVAWFQHVAGILG; encoded by the coding sequence GTGATCTCCTTCGATGCCGTGGCCGCCATACTTCTCATTCCCGCGGGCGCCGCGGCCATTCTGGCGGCACTGCCGAACTACAAGATGACGGCGATCGTGAACGTCATCGCCAGCCTGCTCACCTTGCTCGCCGCGCTGTCGCTGTTCGTCACCGATCGGCCGGCGCCGGGGCAATATCTCATCGTCGACGACCTCAACATCGTCTTCATCGTGCTCAACACATTCGTCGGCTTCACCACCAGCGTGTTCAGCGCCTCCTATATCGCGCATGAGCTGGATACCGGCCGGCTGACGGCGCCGAACCTCAGATTCTATCACGCGATGTACCAGATCATGATGTTCGGCATGAACCTGGCCTTCGTGTCGAACAATATCGGGTTGATGTGGGTGGCGGTGGAGCTAGCCACGCTGACCACCGTGCTGATGGTCGGCATCTACCGCACGCATGAGGCGCTGGAGGCGGCCTGGAAGTATTTCATCCTGGGAAGCGTCGGCATCGCGCTCGCCTTGTTCGGCACCATCCTCGTCTACATGGCGGCCCAGCCGGTGGTCGGCGAGGGCACCAACGCCATGGTCTGGTCGGTGCTGATCGAAAAGGCGGCCCATTTCGACCCGGCCCTGCTCAGCGTCGCCTTCATCTTCCTGCTGCTCGGCTACGGAACCAAGGTGGGCCTCGCGCCGCTGCATGCCTGGCTGCCCGATGCGCATGCTGAGGGCCCGACGCCGATCTCGGCGGTGCTGTCGGGCCTTCTGCTCAACGTCGCGCTCTACGCCGTGCTGCGCTTCAAGCTGCTGCTCGCCGCCAGCCCGGAGGCGATCGGCCCGGGACCGCTGATGGCCACGATGGGGCTGACCTCGCTGATCTTCGCGGCCTTCATGCTCTACCGGCGCCGCGACATCAAACGCCTGTTCGCCTATTCCTCGATCGAGCACATGGGCATCATCGTCTTCGCCTTCGGCATGGGCGGCCCGCTCGCCAACTTCGCCGGCCTGCTGCACATGGTCATGCACAGCCTGACCAAGTCGGCGATCTTCTTCGCGGTCGGCCATATCGCGCAGGTCAAGGGCACGCAGAAGATCTCCGAGATCAGGGGGCTGACCGAAAGCCATCCCGGGCTCGGCTGGGCGCTGGTCATCGGCGTCGTGGCAATCGCCGGCCTGCCGCCGCTCGGCATCTTCATGAGCGAATTCCTGGTCGTCAGCTCGACCTTCGCCAGGCATCCGTGGCTGGCTATCCCGCTGGTGTTCGGGCTGCTGATTGCCTTCGGCGCGCTTCTGCTGCGGCTGACCGGACTCGCCTTCGGCGAGCCGCGCGGCGGCACGGCGCCGGTCGAGGCCTCCTACGTGCCGATGTACTCGCACCTCGCTCTGGTGTTTGCCGCCGGCGTCTATCTGCCGGCGCCGCTGGTCGCGTGGTTCCAGCATGTCGCCGGTATCCTGGGGTGA
- a CDS encoding NADH-quinone oxidoreductase subunit C gives MPVLSDLIDAGRRIEHHAPWPRALVTPKAWSLAVEQLAAGRWSLLGLWGEPDRVHMALLDEALNVGVVSLDCRGGRYPSVGQHHPSALRLERAAADLFGLAPQGLPDTRRWLDHGQWGVSHPLAARPGRPAAASSYRFLSAEGESLHQIPVGPVHAGIIEPGHFRFTAGGETVVRLEERLGYVHKGMEGLMAGAPIDRAAKLAGRTSGDSTVAYSLAFARAVEAALGAAVPLRAVWLRALMAELERLANHLGDIGAICNDAAFAIMHAHCGVLRERVLRAADAAFGHRLMRDRIVPGGAASDLDDAGVNAIRSLVTEIRQRFPHLVELYDNTASLQDRTVATGRLQVELARQYAAGGYVGRASGRHFDARRDLAYAPYDELTFDVPVLQEGDVNARVWIRVREVEQSLSLVDQILGRLPAGPIRVDIALADGPREGMALVEGFRGDILAWLRIGADGLVERCHLRDPSWFQWPLLEAAIEGNIVADFPLCNKSFNCSYSGHDL, from the coding sequence ATGCCCGTCCTCAGCGATCTCATCGACGCCGGCCGCCGGATCGAGCATCACGCCCCCTGGCCGCGGGCGCTGGTGACGCCTAAGGCCTGGAGCCTTGCCGTCGAGCAGCTTGCCGCTGGCCGCTGGAGCCTGCTCGGCCTTTGGGGAGAGCCGGACAGGGTGCACATGGCGCTTCTCGACGAGGCGCTAAACGTCGGCGTGGTGAGCCTGGACTGCCGCGGCGGCCGCTATCCGTCGGTCGGTCAGCACCATCCGTCGGCCCTGCGGCTGGAACGCGCCGCGGCCGATCTCTTCGGACTGGCGCCGCAAGGCCTCCCCGACACCCGCCGCTGGCTCGACCATGGCCAATGGGGCGTCAGCCATCCGCTGGCGGCGCGGCCCGGCAGGCCGGCGGCCGCGTCCTCCTACCGATTCCTGTCGGCGGAGGGCGAAAGCCTCCACCAGATCCCAGTCGGGCCGGTGCATGCCGGCATCATCGAGCCGGGACATTTCCGCTTCACGGCAGGCGGCGAGACGGTGGTGCGGCTGGAGGAGCGGCTGGGCTATGTGCACAAGGGCATGGAAGGCCTGATGGCAGGCGCGCCCATCGATCGTGCAGCGAAACTCGCGGGCAGGACGTCGGGCGACAGCACGGTCGCCTATTCGCTTGCCTTTGCCCGCGCGGTGGAAGCGGCGCTTGGGGCTGCGGTGCCATTACGCGCGGTCTGGCTGCGGGCGCTGATGGCCGAGCTGGAGCGCCTGGCCAATCACCTCGGCGATATCGGCGCCATCTGCAACGACGCCGCCTTCGCGATCATGCACGCGCATTGCGGCGTGCTGCGCGAGCGCGTGCTGCGCGCCGCCGATGCGGCCTTCGGCCATCGCCTGATGCGCGATCGCATCGTGCCCGGCGGCGCGGCAAGCGATCTGGACGACGCCGGGGTGAACGCCATTCGATCGCTGGTCACGGAAATCAGGCAGCGCTTTCCGCATCTGGTCGAGCTCTACGACAACACGGCCTCGCTGCAGGACCGGACGGTGGCGACCGGCCGGCTCCAGGTCGAGCTTGCCCGGCAATATGCCGCCGGCGGCTATGTCGGCCGCGCCTCCGGCCGACATTTCGACGCGCGGCGCGACCTTGCCTATGCGCCCTATGACGAGCTCACCTTCGATGTGCCGGTCCTCCAGGAGGGCGATGTCAACGCGCGCGTCTGGATCCGCGTGCGGGAGGTCGAGCAGAGCCTGTCGCTCGTCGACCAGATTCTCGGGCGGCTGCCCGCCGGCCCAATCCGCGTGGACATTGCTCTCGCCGATGGACCGCGAGAAGGCATGGCGCTGGTCGAAGGTTTTCGCGGCGACATCCTGGCCTGGCTGCGCATCGGCGCGGACGGCTTGGTCGAGCGCTGCCACCTGCGCGACCCGTCTTGGTTCCAGTGGCCGCTGCTGGAAGCGGCGATCGAAGGCAACATCGTCGCCGACTTCCCGCTCTGCAACAAATCCTTCAACTGCTCCTATTCCGGCCATGATCTTTGA